A region of the Litchfieldia alkalitelluris genome:
CTTACTATAACAGATAATGTGAGAAAATCTTACAACTTCTTATACTAATAAAGAATTTTTTTGCTGGGACTTCCGAAGTTTCTTGTATTTTGCCGAAATAAAAAGAATAGCAAAAATTGCTATTCTTCACTAATGGCACTAAAGAGCCTCATCAATAAAATTCTCTGATGGTAGTTCCATCACTTGACTTGTTGTTTTTTGATTCTTAGTTAGATAATTACCTACTAGTTCATAGCCCATAGAGTATCCAAGCATTTTGGGAAGGGGAGAAAATCCATACAAAAGCCGTTGAAAATGAGGATGGTCTTTTGTTATATCTTGATGATTCTTATAGTACCTAGCCCATAACCTTTCTAATTGACTTTTAGTATAGTAATGCGTCCATTTTGCAGTATAATCTTCTCCTAACCGCTCACGAACTGAATGCTCTGCGAGACCTTCTAGGATCATTGTATCGAGCAAATGGTACTCACCTTCTTGTTTTTTGTATTTTGATAACCTATAAACATGATTAAATTCATGTGTAAAAACAGCTCTTATTTCTGAATCTGTATTTTCCTCTGATAAAAACAAAAATAGCTTATCATGAAAAGCAATTCCTGATTTCCCATTAAATTCTTTATAAATAGTTCTATTTGTTTGATCAGATGGAAAGATAAATATCGGGATATTGGGAACTTTCCAATCTTTCTTAAGTTTTGCTTCTTGGTCCTGGACGATTTTCCAAGGTTTTTTTTCGACAAAGGCTTTTAATCTACTTTCATCTTCTTTATTTGGTCGATACATACCATTCATGTTTAAAAATTGATAAATTTCTTGTGCAGTTACAGACTCTTTAAAGTAAGGTTGTAGTTTTTCACACAATAAAATGGGATTATCATATGAATCATTAAGCCATTCCTTTGTTAAAGTAACAATCAATTGTGACACCTCTTCATGCATTTTTAACAAAGTATGCTTCAGTCATTTTTTCGTTCTTATTGATGTACAAAAAAGTACCTAACCCCTCTCAAGTAATAATCATGGGGTTAGGTACTTTTAAATTTTACTGATATTTTTTAAAGATAATGGTTGCATTGTGACCACCAAAACCAAGTGAATTACTTAAGGCTGCACGTACTGTCTGCTTTCTAGCTTTATTCGGTACATAGTCTAAATCACATTCAGGATCTGGAGTCTCATAATTAATTGTCGGTGGAACAATATCCTCATTTATGGCTAAAACTGAGAAGATTGCCTCAACTCCTCCTGCTGCACCCAATAAATGACCTGTCATCGATTTTGTAGAACTTATCGCGAGTTTTTGTGCGTGGTCACCAAAAACTTCCTTGATTGCGAGAGTTTCAAATTTATCATTATATTCTGTACTTGTTCCATGAGCATTTACATAATCAATTTCATTTGGTTCAAGACCAGCATCTTGAATCGCTTGTCTCATTGCTCTTACGCCACCTTCACCATTTGGTGCTGGTTGTGTAATATGATATGCGTCACCTGTTGCCCCATATCCAACTATCTCTGCATAAATTTTTGCTCCACGTGCTAATGCATGCTCAAGCTCTTCAATCACTATTATTCCTGCCCCTTCACCCATAACAAAACCATCACGATTTTTATCAAATGGACGACTGGCTGTTTTAGGATCAGGATTAAAAGATAATGCCTTTGCAGAACAGAAGCCTGCAAATGACATGTTTGTTAATGGAGCTTCAGTTCCACCAGTGATCATAACATCTGCGTCACCACGTTGAATAACCTTGAATGCATCACCAATTGAGTTTGTTCCAGTAGCACATGCTGTCACTGTACAAGTATTAATACCCTTTGCACCAAGAGCAATAGACACCTGACCGGCTGCCATATCAGGAATCATCATCGGCACATAAAATGGACTTACTCGACGATAACCTTTTTCAAGGAAAATACTATGCTGTTGTTCATGTGTTTCCATACCACCAATACCTGAACCAATCCACACACCTACGCGTGGCGCAATTTCTTCAGTTATTTCTAACTCAGCGTCTTTCACAGCCATAAATGAAGCTGCTAGAGCATATTGTGTAAAACGATCCATTCTGCGAGCATCTTTTTTATCCATAAAATTCTCTGGGTTGAAATCTTTAAGCTCTGCAGCTACTTTTGCAGGTAACCCTTCAATATTCACTCGTGTTAATGGGCCTATTCCTGATACACCATCTAAGGCATTTTTCCATGATGTTGCAGTATCATTTCCTATTGGCGTTAATGCTCCTAATCCGGTTACAACGACTCTTTTTTTATCCAATGTGATGTCATCTCCTATACTAGAATTTTCTTTAGAAATATAATTATTATTTCATTAGGGGGATTAAATTCTTTAAAAACTAAACCTTTTGATTATTATTTACCCCATCTAATAGCAACCGCACCCCATGTAAGGCCACCACCAAAACCAACCATTACAATAACATCATTATCCTTTATCTTTCCAGCTTCAATTTCCTCATAAAGTGAAAGTGGAATTGACGCAGCAGATGTATTGCCATATTTGTGAACGGTCTTAGACATTTTCTCTTCAGGTAAATTTAACCTTTGCCTTGCAGCTTCCATGATTCTAATATTTGCTTGATGTGGAATTAAAAAGTCCACATCCTCTTGAGTAAGACCTGCTTTTTCAAGGACACGAACACTTGATTCACCCATTTGCCTTACCGCAAATTTGAATACTTCTCTACCATTCATAATAATATACTCGTCCTGGTAAAGATGCTTACCACCAGTACCGTCTGCACCTAATTCAAATGCTAGAATACCTTT
Encoded here:
- the fabF gene encoding beta-ketoacyl-ACP synthase II, which produces MDKKRVVVTGLGALTPIGNDTATSWKNALDGVSGIGPLTRVNIEGLPAKVAAELKDFNPENFMDKKDARRMDRFTQYALAASFMAVKDAELEITEEIAPRVGVWIGSGIGGMETHEQQHSIFLEKGYRRVSPFYVPMMIPDMAAGQVSIALGAKGINTCTVTACATGTNSIGDAFKVIQRGDADVMITGGTEAPLTNMSFAGFCSAKALSFNPDPKTASRPFDKNRDGFVMGEGAGIIVIEELEHALARGAKIYAEIVGYGATGDAYHITQPAPNGEGGVRAMRQAIQDAGLEPNEIDYVNAHGTSTEYNDKFETLAIKEVFGDHAQKLAISSTKSMTGHLLGAAGGVEAIFSVLAINEDIVPPTINYETPDPECDLDYVPNKARKQTVRAALSNSLGFGGHNATIIFKKYQ
- a CDS encoding DUF2268 domain-containing protein yields the protein MIVTLTKEWLNDSYDNPILLCEKLQPYFKESVTAQEIYQFLNMNGMYRPNKEDESRLKAFVEKKPWKIVQDQEAKLKKDWKVPNIPIFIFPSDQTNRTIYKEFNGKSGIAFHDKLFLFLSEENTDSEIRAVFTHEFNHVYRLSKYKKQEGEYHLLDTMILEGLAEHSVRERLGEDYTAKWTHYYTKSQLERLWARYYKNHQDITKDHPHFQRLLYGFSPLPKMLGYSMGYELVGNYLTKNQKTTSQVMELPSENFIDEAL